The following nucleotide sequence is from Peribacillus sp. ACCC06369.
AACCAATTGGGAAGACCGCAATACTGCTGTACTTTTTGGTGACGGTGCGGGTGCAGCTGTACTTGGACCTGTATCGGAAGGCAAAGGGGTCCTTTCCTTTGAATTAGGCGCAGATGGAACTGGCGGGAAGCACTTATTACAGGAAGGAGATTTCATTCATATGAATGGACGTGAAGTATTTAAATTTGCTGTCCGTCAGATGGGGGAATCCAGCCTGGGTGTATTGGACAAAGCTGGTTTGACAAAAGAAGATGTCGATCTGCTTGTCCCGCATCAAGCAAACATACGCATTATGGAAGCTTCAAGGGAACGCTTGGGTCTCCCGCTTGAAAAAATGACAAAAACGGTTCATAAATATGGAAATACTTCTTCAGCGTCCATTCCAATGGCCCTTGTGGAAGAAATGGAAGCAGGAAGAATCAAGGACAATGACTTAATCGTCATGGTCGGTTTTGGTGGTGGCCTTACATGGGGAGCGATCGCTCTTAGGTGGGGTAAATAAAAGAAGTAGCAAAACGTAAGAGCTTTAAAATAGGAAGGAGCCATTTTAATGACTAATCGTCGTGTAGTTGTAACAGGTATTGGAGCAATCTCACCAGTTGGTAATGATGCAGAAACTGGATGGAAGAATATAATCGAGGGGAAATCAGGAATAGGGCCTTTAACTCGTTTGAATGCTGAAGAATTCCCAGTTAAAGTGGCAGCTGAAATCAAGGACTTTGATATAGAGACTTATATTAATCGTAAAGAAGCGCGTAAGATGGACCGTTTTACCCATTATGCAATTGCAGCATCCGTTATGGCCTATAATGATAGTGAGCTGAAAATAACGGATGAAAATGCAGCACGTATCGGGGTCTGGATCGGTTCGGGTATCGGCGGGCTGGAGACTCTTGAGACACAGCATGAAAACTTTTTAAACAGAGGGTATAAACGGGTGAGCCCATTTTTCGTACCGATGATGATTCCGGACATGGCAGCTGGCCAGGTATCTATCTTACTGGGTGCTAAAGGAATCAATTCATGTACGGTAACAGCCTGCGCAACAGGAACAAATTCAATTGGTGACGCGTTTAAAGCCATTCAACGTGGCGATGCCGATGTGATGATCACAGGTGGAGCCGAAGCGCCAATAACAAAAATGTCGGTTGCAGGATTCTGTGCAAATACTGCTTTATCGACCAATCCTGATCCACAAACTGCTAGCCGTCCTTTCGATCTTAACCGTGATGGTTTCGTAATCGGCGAAGGAGCTGGAATCATCGTTCTGGAAGATCTTGAACATGCATTGAATAGAGGAGCCAAGATTTATGCCGAAATAGCTGGTTATGGATCAACTGGAGATGCCTTCCATATTACCGCTCCGGCACCAGGTGGAGAAGGCGGGGCAAGAGCGATGAAAATTGCTATTGAGGATGCAGGTTTGAATCCGGAAGACATCCAATATGTGAATGCCCACGGAACGAGTACGCCATACAACGACAAATATGAAACGATGGCAGTCAAAGAAGTCTTTGGCGACCATGCTAATAAACTTGCAATAAGTTCCACTAAATCAATGACAGGCCATATGTTAGGGGCAGCAGGCGGTGTGGAAGCAATATTCACGATTCAGGCAATCAGGGACAGCATTTTGCCTCCAACCATCAATATTGAAACACCAGACCCTGAGTGTGATTTGGACTATGTCCCGAATCAAGCAAGGAAGGGCGAAATCAATGCCGCCATCAGCAATTCACTTGGATTCGGTGGACATAACGCTACTATTCTTTTCAAGAAATATCAATAAAACAAACAGAAGGAAGAGCAGATCTTTTGAGATCTGCTCTTTTTGTGTTGAAGGGAAAATGCAGGATATAAAATGTGTCATTCAGCTTTTTTAAATCATACGATAGTCAAAAGAAGCGGAGGTGTATGGGAAATGGGGGTCATTTCAACTGATGAATGGATGAGGAAGGATTTCAACCACCCGGTCCAGATGATGGAAAGACTTAAAAGCACATTCAACAATACGCTTGATGCGGGTATGATTTATCATCATTTATTAAAGCATGGCATGTATTCGCCGAATCAAAAAACGAAACTCACATGGGAAGACTTAAAAGAAAATAATGTATGGGAAAAAACACAAAGCCTGTTCACATCTTATAAGAAACTATGGGGAGGGCCTGATGTTCCCATATTTATTTTTCCGCTCATGTCTTCTGGGATATGGAAGAAAACAGTTGAAACAAAGTCAGGGTTGGCATTTGAAGATAAACTATTCCTTTTTTACGACAAGGGTATATCTGAAAAGGAAATGGAGGCCCTGTTGATTCATGAATATCATCATGTCTGCCGATTGCATCACTTGAAAAAGGACCAAAAAGAATTTACTCTCCTTGATACGATGATCATGGAAGGGCTAGCGGAACGAACGGTGGGAAAATATTTAGGAACAAATTTTTTAGCGAAATGGACTAAGTTATATCAGGAAGATAAACTACGAGAATTTTGGAGCAAACATTTAGAGGAAAAGCACATGATAAAGCGTACAGACCCTCTTCATGATGTGCTTCTGCTTGGAACGAAAGGATACCCATATATGCTTGGATACTGTAGTGGCTATTACCTAGTGAAAAATTACGAAAAACTCTCTGTGAAAAAATCATTCATTATTCAATCTGAAAAATTCTTATCAATAAATAGCTAATATATACGTTCTTTTTTTATTAATCTGTTTTCTAGAATAGGAATAAATTGTATGGTTCCTGCCTATACTGATTGACAAACAGAAATTTGTTTAAGTGAGGGATGAATGATGTTATATCTTCATGATGTATGGGTTAACTGGTTTGAAGGAGAAGAAAACGGCTATAATATTTGTCATTTTCATGAATGGAGGAAGGATGATGGGATCGAACTTCTAGATCAAGTTCCTTTGTTGAAAGTGTCAGCAACATTGTTCCACTACATAGAAAACGACTTGTCAGAATTACCTAAGCCATTGCTGAATGACGTGTATCAAAAAGCATATGCAAGGAAAAATCATGAACGAATTCAGCTTGACTATTGTTTTATCGTGACTGATGGAAATGGAATTTTAGCTGTTGATACGATAGGGTATCATATTCCGATCAGGAAAAGCAGAATAATTCCCCGGCAGGAACAAATTGTTTATGACATGATAGAAAACCATGATGAGATGGATTACACCTTTACTGAAAAACCTACATCTGAGAAAGAATATCATATTTTGTCGCCGTCTCCCTTATTCATGAATGGGTTGACAAGAAAAGAAAGACAGCTTAAGCAATTACTATTCATGGCCATGGACCAATTATTCACGGCGAAAAATACTGCTGAAATCCGCTATTGGTATACAGAATGGGCCCCTGAAAAATATGAAAGCATTCAAGAAATGGATTTTCAGATAGCTTGGCTAGAGTTATATGAAGAAATGAAGGAAGGCTGGTCAGAGAAGCACCTTCAACTTTGTGAAAATTTGGTGAAGGGGCAGCCTTTTTTTGAAAAGCTTTGGCAAGTGGAAGCTGGCGATAGCCCATCGATATTATGAACAAAAAAAAGACGATCCGATGAGGATCGTCTTTTTTTATCTCTTTCTGCCAAGTCCCATGCCATTATACATTTTTCTGATCATTTTATTGGCTTCAATGTTGGCTTTTTCTGCACCGCGGTCCAGAATTTCATCCAATTCAGGCGAATCGATTAATTCATTAAAGCGTTCCTGGATTGGTAGGATTTCTCCAAGTACCACATCAGCCAGATCACCTTTAAAGTCGCCATAACCTTTGCCTTCATACATCTCTTCAATTTCTGAATAGGTTTTTCCACTGAAGATGGAGTAAATGGACATCAGGTTGGAAACTCCGGCTTTGTTTTCCTTATCGTAACGGACAATACCTTCGGAATCGGTAACTGCGCTCTTGATATTTTTTTCGATTTGCTTCGGATCATCCAATAAGGCAATCGTTGCCTTTTTGTTAGGATCCGATTTGCTCATTTTCTTGGTTGGTTCTTGAAGGGACATGATACGTGCCCCTTCTGTAGGAAGGCTGATTTCCGGGATTTTGAAAATATCATTGTGCTTTTTATTGAAGCGTTCAGCCAAATCGCGTGTCAATTCAAGATGCTGTCTTTGATCTTCCCCGACAGGAACGACATCCGTACCATAAAGGAGAATATCGGCAGCCATCAGCGGCGGGTAAGTAAGAAGTGCTGCTGATACCCCTTCTTTGCCAGCGGATTTGTCTTTAAATTGGGTCATTCTCTCAAGTTCACCAATATAGGATATACTCTGTAAAATCCAGCCTGCCTGAGCATGCGCAGGTACCTCTGATTGAATGAAGATGGTATTCTTTTCAGGGTCTAGACCAATGGCCAAATATAAAGCGGCCAAAGTTTTAATGCTTTTCCTTAACTTAAGGCGATCTTGTGGAACTGTAATTGCGTGCTGGTCAACAATACAAAAGAAACATTCATATTCATTTTGTAAGTTAACGAATTGTTTCATGGCTCCGATGTAATTTCCTAAAGTAACGGAACCGGATGGCTGAATGCCGGAGAAAATCCTTTTCAACTGCTAGTCACTCCTTTAAATGCGTTTATTGATAAATGGATATTCGCTCTTCATTATTGTAAGGATAAATAGAAAATGAATCCACTTTCTTTGAAAGAAATGTGCGTGAAGCCCATGAAAGGGAACGCTCATTTAAATCTTGTGGAGGGCCGTTTTGTCCAGTATCGATGCCATTCTGAGAATACGAATTGTCCACTATAACTGTATTTTAGCATTTATTCATATTAAATGTATAATCGAATCGGCAATCAAGCAAAAGTACGGATTTTCCGTTTCCTTTTTTTGATTATGGAAGAAATGAAAGACTCAAGGAAAATCAAACCGTTTACTATATTTCACTATGAGCAGATGATTTTAGGGAAGGATACATACAAGGGAATACAGTGCTGAGGAACGTATTTCCACCTATGGGTTTTAAGATATAAACTTTGTAAGGCGGAGTTTTTTAATTATTTATAATATATAGGAGTAAAATTAATTGTTTGTGGTATTAAAGAAAGGGGTTTATTATATTTGTTGAATATTGATGACTGATGGCGAATGAGGTGGAGAAAATGAAACCAATGTGTAAATGGTTGATGACAGGTATGTGCATATTCCTGATTCAACAGCCAGTTCATGCGGAAGGCATGAACGAAACCAGGCAGGTAGCATTAGAAAATAAAGATTTGCCTGTGAGCGTACCGCGTTTTGTTTTTGATTCGGGGTTGAAATTCGACTATCCGGATGCTGTGCGCGGAATATATGTGACAGGGCCTGCAGCGGGTGGCAAGAAAATGAATGAACTTATTAAATATGTAGATGAAACCGATTTGAATGCGATGGTCATTGATATTAAGGATGACTTGGGGAACGTTACTTATCAAACCGAAGATCCAGATTCTCCATATGCTGGGATTGGTAAAGACTACATAAAAAATCCAAGGGTAATGCTGAAAAAAATGGAAGATAAACAGATTTATCCGATTGCAAGGGTAGTCGTTTTTAAAGACTCCCTTCTGGCCAAAGAGAAGCCTGAATTATCTTTTTTAGATGACGAAAAGGTATGGAAGAATGGTCGAGGGGAAGCCTTCGTTAACCCATTCTTAAAAGAGGTGTGGGATTATAATGTCGGTATTGCCATTGAAGCTGCAAAGATGGGTTTTAAAGAAATTCAATTTGACTATGTCCGTTTTCCCGAAGGATTCGAAAACAAGGAAGATGATTTGAAATATGATGTCGGTGAATATGATGAAGCGAAAGTAAGTCATACAGCCAAAAGGGTTCAGGCAGTGACGGATTTCGTAAGTTATGCGAGAAAACAACTGGAGCCATATGATGTGGAAGTATCAGTGGATATTTTTGGATATGCTGCTACATTGCCTGAAGCTCCCGGAATTGGGCAAAACTTCACAAAAATCTCTGAGAATGTCGATGTAATTTCCTCCATGATCTATCCAAGTCACTGGACATCTTATTTTGGTATCGATAAGCCTGATTTGGAGCCGTATGATCTCGTTAAGGAATATGCGAAATTGGAGAACGGGAAGCTGAAGGAATTAAAAACGCCACCTACTTCTAGACCTTGGCTACAAGATTTTACTGCCTCATATTTAGGGGAGGGGAATTATCAAAGGTATGGTAAGGAAGAAGTGGAAGCCCAAATAAAAGCATTGAATGATAATGGTATTGATGAATACTTATTATGGAATGCAGCAAATCGATATACAAAGGGAGTAGACTATACCCCATGAAAAAATGGATGACCTAGGAATATCCTTCCGGTCATCCAATTTCTCTCTGAATTACCGCTTTTTATTCCCGCCAACTTGACTCCATCCTGACTGAATTCGTTTCGATTGATCGAAAATATGAGAGTGACGTTTCCCGCCAAACCATTTTTCGCCGATGCCATTCGTCACAACGCCATTCACAGCTGTAATACCAATAACGCAAGCAGCGACTAAAAAAAAGTCGATAAAGTAACTGATCATCTAAACCCCTCCTAATATTTTCAAGCTATTTAAGTTCCATTGTAGTGGATAAGAAAAAATCTGGAAAGTATAAACTAGCAAATAAGGAGATTAAATTATGAATTGGTATGAAAAATTAAACCAGTATTTCCCTATTGAAGAAATGAAGTCCAAAGAACATATAGAAGTTCTTTTAGAAGATAAGCAGGAAATATATAAAAAGGATGAAGGTCCCGACCATGTTTTATTGTATGTGGAAGGGGAAGAGTTTATATTCGTTGATTACCTATTTGTATCAAAGAATTCAAGGGGGCAGGGATTAGGAAGGAAATTGATTCAAAAATTGCAAAAAAAGCAGAAAACGATTTTGCTGGAAGTCGAACCAGTACAAGAAAATGATGATGATACATTTAAAAGGCTGAAATTTTATAAAAGGGAAGGATTCCATCATGCTTCTTCGATTTCCTATAGCAGAAAATCGCTTGCCACTAAGGAGAACACGCCTATGGAAATCTTATATTGGCCGGCAAATCCATCTGTTGATGAAGAAGACGTATTTGATTTCATGAAAGAGATTTATTCTGAAATCCATACTTATAAAGATGATGACCTTTATGGGAAATCTTATCAAGATGTAGAGGATGTACTAAGCTTGAATGCAGGTCAGGAAACGGATATTTTTAAAGAGATGGAAGTTTGAGAAAAAAGGGCCGGTTGTTTGAAGTGAACCCAAAAAGTTAGACACTTTATTTACTTAGGAAGCCTTGAGGGCATGAACCCGGTAATCTACCGGGCTCATGCCTTTTAATTTTACCTTGATTCGTTGATGATTGTAGTAATGGAAATAATCTCCTAGTTCTTGTTTGAAATGCTCCATGCTTTCAAATTCTTGAAGATAGAGTAATTCGGATTTTAATAAGCCAAAGAAGTTTTCAATGACCGCATTATCGAGACAATTTCCTTTGCGGGACATGCTTTGTGTAATGTTATGTTTTTTCAAATCATGCGAGTATTGTTTCATCTGATAATGCCAGCCCTGATCTGAATGGAGAATGGGTGAATCTTTCATTCCAAGCGATCAAAGGCTTTATCCAGCATTTTGGAAACGAGCGGATAAACAGGCCGAGATTCGAAATTATAGGCGATGATATCTCCCTTAAACAGGTCAAGAATGGCTGATAAGTATAGTTTCTCCCCAGCTAGATGGAATTCCGTGACATCTGCCACCCATTTTTCAATGGACCTTGCCGCCTTGAAATCACGTGCTAGAATGTTGGGCGCAATCTTACCGATGTTCCCTTTGTACGAACGGTATTTCTTCATGCGAATCAATGACTTTAATCCTAGTTCATTCATCAATCGGAGAACTGTTTTATGATTGATGCGAGCACCTCGGTTACGTAATTCTAGGGTAATACGCCGATACCCATAACGCCCTTTATGCGTATGGAAAATCTCTTTGATAAGGGATTTAATTTCTGTGTATTTATCCTCACGCCCGAAGGCGTTTACCCAATAATAGTACGTACTCCGTGCCATTTTAGAAATGGATAGAAGCAGTTTTAAATCAAATTGTTTCCTTAGTTCATGGACTACTTTCGCTTTTTCTTTCTTTGTAAGGCTTCCTTTTCTTGAACTAAGGCATTCAACTTTTTTAGATAGGCATTCTCTGCACGTAAGTATTCTAATTCGGCAAGAAGTGCTTCTTGAGAGCCATTAGCTTGCGATTTTTTATTAGTTTCTTTTTTCATGGATAGACGCCCCTTTTTCATTGGTTTTAGGGCGTCTATACCTCCTTCCTTAAACTGATTTACCCAATTCAAAAGTGTAGAATCGGAAGGAAGGTTATAGTGTACAGCGGTCTCGTTGATCGATGCCCCATATTCGTTCATATATTTAAGTACCTCTAGTTTAAAGGGCAGAGTGTAATTTGTATAGGATGGAACAAGTCCTTCCATCCCATGTTTTAGATAGCGAGCGACCCATCTTTTCAGAGGGGATAAACCTACATTTCTTTCTTGAGCAATGGATTTATCGATTTTTTCCCTTCTAAGTACTCTATAACTGCATTTGATTTTTCGTCTATCGTATATTTAGTCAAAAAAATACAGCTCCAATTGTTAGGTGTTGTCTAAGAATTGGGTGCAGTTCAGTTCACCGGTCCTTTTTAGTTTGTTGAAAAAAGTACGGTAAAGGAAGAAAAATTGCGTGAACGGACGAAAAAACAGCTCAGGATAACGAAAAAGTAAAAGTACTCCAGCAGAAAACAACCGGAACTATTTTTAGAAAAATTGAGAGAAACTGTCTATTCTTAGAATTTGTCGATGAAAGGAGGTCCGGAATGGTTTTACCCCGAACCATGTTTTTTTAATAGAAGACTTGGTAAACCTCCGATTTTTACTTTTTTTAGGATGTGACCCTGATATATTGAAGGAATTTGCAACACTCCTGCCGAAAAACTGGCTAGCCAAGACCCCACAGACGCTTGGCTGACAGTCGGCGTATAGGGAGCGGATTTCTGAAATTGAACTGAACGTCTTGCAAATAAAAAACTGCAGGCAAACTCGCTTTCTTATGCATTTATTGCAGGAAAATGAATATCTATAACTTCTTGGATGGTAGATTGTTCCCTTATTGCTGATTCTTTTGAATTACCTTTTTTACTTTTGGAATTATATGTGCTAAAAGAATGGTTTTTCTTGTAAAAAGGAGGAATTTGCTTTTTGTTAAAGAAAATATATTAACAAGATCTTGTTTATTGACAAGGAATGGGGGTAAATAAAAGTAACGAGCTAATTAAAAAATCATGAGGGCCGAATTGAGAGTTAAATGAGAATGATAGGTAGGTATTTTCAATTAGAAAAAGTGGATTTAATGTATTACATAAAAAAACGAAATAGCTATAGTACAGGCTAAACCAGAAGTTTAAAAGGATTTTTTCAAATATCAAAAAGGGTATTCATTTTAAATAAATTAGTGTATAATAAAGAATATGAAATACTTATTTAAAATTATTTCAAATTAGAGTGGTACTTATGAATACTAATAGTAGATTTCCCCTCATAGATCACCGATTCTATATTTAGGGAGTGTGAGTAAACATGGTAACATTATATACATCACCTAGTTGTACTTCATGCAGAAAAGCAAAAGCATGGTTAGAGGAACATGAGATTGGATATAAAGAAAGAAACATTTTTTCAGAACCGTTGACGATTGATGAGATAAAAGAAATTCTTCGAATGACAGAAGATGGCACCGATGAAATCATTTCAACACGGTCAAAAACTTTCCAAAAGTTAAATGTAAATTTAGAGAGCCTGCCTCTTCAAGAATTATATAAATTGATCAAGGAAAACCCAGGACTGTTGAGACGTCCAATTATCCTTGACGAGAAACGGCTTCAAGTTGGTTATAACGAAGATGAGATAAGACGCTTTTTACCACGTAAAGTTCGTACCTTCCAGTTACGGGAAGCACAACGTATGGTCAACTAATAAGGTCTTTCAAGCTCTGCCAGGAATTGTGCAGGGCTTTTTCTTTATACATAACCGATTTTTCACCTTAATAACCGGGCATGACCGAATCCATAGGCGACAGACGTTTGGCATCTTCAGCAAGTCCCTATGGCCGGTCATCATTTAAAGATAAAATAAGAATGCTACTCCCCAGGCCATGTATATAATAAGGCATATACTACAGTAAGATTAAATTTGAAGAAAGCATTGTGATAGTTGCATGCGGATGAATTTTTTTATAGAATGAATGGAATATTAGGCAAACAATTGTTTTTTAGATAAGTAATGTTTTTTATTTCCCTTCTTCAAGGTTTTGTCATAAAATGATGTAAAATAGTCTGTTTTAATGGCTATCATGATTTACAGTATTCACTTACGGGTAAAGAGCTTTTAAGAGCAATTTTCGCTTGGGGGTTATTATCCCTTCAAAATGAGAAAGGAAGGGAGAGGGGAATCATGGAAATCGAACGCATTAATGATGATACAGTGAAATTTTATATTTCCTATATAGATATTGAGGAAAGAGGCTTCGATCGCGAAGAAATTTGGTACAGTCGTGAGAGAAGTGAGGAGCTTTTTTGGGAAATGATGGATGAAGTGCATCAAGAAGAAGAATTCATGATTGAAGGACCTTTATGGATTCAAGTTCAAGCCCTTGAAAAAGGCTTGGAAGTTTTGGTCACAAAAGCCCAGCTTGCCAAAGATGGTCAGAAACTCGAGCTGCCTCTTTCAGATGATAAGTTAAAGGATTTTAATGTATCAGATAAGATGGATACGCTTCTTGATCAACATTTCCATGGTAAGGATGAAGAAAGCGGTATGACATTCGAAGATGGTATGATTGAATTCATCACGACATTCGATGATTTTGAGGATGTCATTTCATTAAGTAAGCGTCATGGATTGGATGACTGGACGAC
It contains:
- a CDS encoding beta-ketoacyl-ACP synthase III, yielding MNAGILGLGRYLPDKIVTNADLEKIMDTSDEWIRTRTGIEERRIANDDIDTSDMAYEAAKAALKNAEISADEIDLILVATVTPDQSFPSVACMIQEKLGAMKAAAMDVSAACAGFMYAMITAQQFIKTGAYKHVLIVGVEKLSKVTNWEDRNTAVLFGDGAGAAVLGPVSEGKGVLSFELGADGTGGKHLLQEGDFIHMNGREVFKFAVRQMGESSLGVLDKAGLTKEDVDLLVPHQANIRIMEASRERLGLPLEKMTKTVHKYGNTSSASIPMALVEEMEAGRIKDNDLIVMVGFGGGLTWGAIALRWGK
- the fabF gene encoding beta-ketoacyl-ACP synthase II; this encodes MTNRRVVVTGIGAISPVGNDAETGWKNIIEGKSGIGPLTRLNAEEFPVKVAAEIKDFDIETYINRKEARKMDRFTHYAIAASVMAYNDSELKITDENAARIGVWIGSGIGGLETLETQHENFLNRGYKRVSPFFVPMMIPDMAAGQVSILLGAKGINSCTVTACATGTNSIGDAFKAIQRGDADVMITGGAEAPITKMSVAGFCANTALSTNPDPQTASRPFDLNRDGFVIGEGAGIIVLEDLEHALNRGAKIYAEIAGYGSTGDAFHITAPAPGGEGGARAMKIAIEDAGLNPEDIQYVNAHGTSTPYNDKYETMAVKEVFGDHANKLAISSTKSMTGHMLGAAGGVEAIFTIQAIRDSILPPTINIETPDPECDLDYVPNQARKGEINAAISNSLGFGGHNATILFKKYQ
- a CDS encoding DUF2268 domain-containing putative Zn-dependent protease (predicted Zn-dependent protease with a strongly conserved HExxH motif), producing MERLKSTFNNTLDAGMIYHHLLKHGMYSPNQKTKLTWEDLKENNVWEKTQSLFTSYKKLWGGPDVPIFIFPLMSSGIWKKTVETKSGLAFEDKLFLFYDKGISEKEMEALLIHEYHHVCRLHHLKKDQKEFTLLDTMIMEGLAERTVGKYLGTNFLAKWTKLYQEDKLREFWSKHLEEKHMIKRTDPLHDVLLLGTKGYPYMLGYCSGYYLVKNYEKLSVKKSFIIQSEKFLSINS
- a CDS encoding YjbA family protein; the protein is MLYLHDVWVNWFEGEENGYNICHFHEWRKDDGIELLDQVPLLKVSATLFHYIENDLSELPKPLLNDVYQKAYARKNHERIQLDYCFIVTDGNGILAVDTIGYHIPIRKSRIIPRQEQIVYDMIENHDEMDYTFTEKPTSEKEYHILSPSPLFMNGLTRKERQLKQLLFMAMDQLFTAKNTAEIRYWYTEWAPEKYESIQEMDFQIAWLELYEEMKEGWSEKHLQLCENLVKGQPFFEKLWQVEAGDSPSIL
- the trpS gene encoding tryptophan--tRNA ligase codes for the protein MKRIFSGIQPSGSVTLGNYIGAMKQFVNLQNEYECFFCIVDQHAITVPQDRLKLRKSIKTLAALYLAIGLDPEKNTIFIQSEVPAHAQAGWILQSISYIGELERMTQFKDKSAGKEGVSAALLTYPPLMAADILLYGTDVVPVGEDQRQHLELTRDLAERFNKKHNDIFKIPEISLPTEGARIMSLQEPTKKMSKSDPNKKATIALLDDPKQIEKNIKSAVTDSEGIVRYDKENKAGVSNLMSIYSIFSGKTYSEIEEMYEGKGYGDFKGDLADVVLGEILPIQERFNELIDSPELDEILDRGAEKANIEANKMIRKMYNGMGLGRKR
- a CDS encoding putative glycoside hydrolase — its product is MCIFLIQQPVHAEGMNETRQVALENKDLPVSVPRFVFDSGLKFDYPDAVRGIYVTGPAAGGKKMNELIKYVDETDLNAMVIDIKDDLGNVTYQTEDPDSPYAGIGKDYIKNPRVMLKKMEDKQIYPIARVVVFKDSLLAKEKPELSFLDDEKVWKNGRGEAFVNPFLKEVWDYNVGIAIEAAKMGFKEIQFDYVRFPEGFENKEDDLKYDVGEYDEAKVSHTAKRVQAVTDFVSYARKQLEPYDVEVSVDIFGYAATLPEAPGIGQNFTKISENVDVISSMIYPSHWTSYFGIDKPDLEPYDLVKEYAKLENGKLKELKTPPTSRPWLQDFTASYLGEGNYQRYGKEEVEAQIKALNDNGIDEYLLWNAANRYTKGVDYTP
- a CDS encoding GNAT family N-acetyltransferase, which gives rise to MNWYEKLNQYFPIEEMKSKEHIEVLLEDKQEIYKKDEGPDHVLLYVEGEEFIFVDYLFVSKNSRGQGLGRKLIQKLQKKQKTILLEVEPVQENDDDTFKRLKFYKREGFHHASSISYSRKSLATKENTPMEILYWPANPSVDEEDVFDFMKEIYSEIHTYKDDDLYGKSYQDVEDVLSLNAGQETDIFKEMEV
- the spxA gene encoding transcriptional regulator SpxA, whose amino-acid sequence is MVTLYTSPSCTSCRKAKAWLEEHEIGYKERNIFSEPLTIDEIKEILRMTEDGTDEIISTRSKTFQKLNVNLESLPLQELYKLIKENPGLLRRPIILDEKRLQVGYNEDEIRRFLPRKVRTFQLREAQRMVN
- the mecA gene encoding adaptor protein MecA, yielding MEIERINDDTVKFYISYIDIEERGFDREEIWYSRERSEELFWEMMDEVHQEEEFMIEGPLWIQVQALEKGLEVLVTKAQLAKDGQKLELPLSDDKLKDFNVSDKMDTLLDQHFHGKDEESGMTFEDGMIEFITTFDDFEDVISLSKRHGLDDWTTKLYVYQNKYYLYIEFSEAEIDEEEIDNVLSLLLEYSQESPITVHMLEEYGKIVIENDVFTTVDKYFA